The following proteins come from a genomic window of Legionella cherrii:
- a CDS encoding 3-oxoacyl-[acyl-carrier-protein] synthase III C-terminal domain-containing protein, with protein MIQGESASQKRFALESFYCDLVPQTSQDMAWTITNYGFDIILSSYVPEAIQSGIFMFVEKLLRQLNYSSNDIDYYAIHPGGIKILQACEKALKITADDNQYSYDVLRSYGNMSSVTVLFVLKKIWDKLGAQDEGKHIFSCAFGPGLTLESMILKVQHN; from the coding sequence TTGATTCAGGGAGAAAGCGCGAGTCAAAAACGTTTTGCTCTGGAGTCATTCTATTGTGATTTAGTACCTCAAACCAGCCAGGATATGGCATGGACCATTACCAATTACGGATTTGATATTATACTGAGCTCTTATGTGCCGGAGGCAATTCAATCGGGTATTTTTATGTTTGTTGAAAAACTGTTAAGACAATTAAATTATTCGTCTAATGATATAGATTATTACGCAATTCACCCAGGTGGCATTAAAATTCTACAAGCATGCGAAAAGGCATTAAAGATTACGGCGGATGACAATCAATATTCTTATGACGTTTTAAGAAGTTATGGGAATATGTCCTCTGTAACCGTATTATTTGTATTAAAAAAAATATGGGATAAATTAGGTGCTCAAGATGAGGGGAAACATATTTTTAGTTGTGCTTTTGGACCCGGATTAACCTTGGAATCGATGATACTCAAAGTTCAACATAACTAA
- a CDS encoding Rieske (2Fe-2S) protein, translating to MSWKQTITLSQLQQKGRHCETIDDHKILLIWHNDKVHAIASQCPHFKLPLTKGTITDENTIVCPFHKSAFNLTTGSPECWSPWPPAVGTVLGKLSKPKNLKIYPVRIDNDMIHVEVV from the coding sequence ATGTCTTGGAAACAAACAATTACATTAAGTCAACTGCAACAAAAAGGACGTCACTGTGAAACCATAGATGACCATAAAATTTTATTGATTTGGCACAATGATAAAGTACATGCTATTGCCTCCCAATGCCCTCATTTTAAATTGCCTCTAACCAAAGGGACAATTACTGATGAAAATACTATCGTGTGCCCCTTTCATAAAAGTGCATTCAATCTCACAACGGGTTCTCCCGAATGTTGGTCGCCCTGGCCACCAGCTGTCGGAACGGTACTTGGTAAGCTGAGCAAACCCAAAAACTTAAAGATTTATCCTGTTCGTATTGATAATGACATGATTCATGTTGAGGTTGTCTAA
- a CDS encoding NAD(P)/FAD-dependent oxidoreductase codes for MTLDALIIGGGPAGATTALLLAEAGWTVGLVEKKKFPRRKVCGEFISATSLSLLQKLGLEEFYLANGGPEVKKVGLYADEVILTAKMPYSTASKGLWGRALAREYLDTELIEKAKLKGVQVWQPCEAINVHRRQEDGLFICTVKENNNIGEIIAPLIVIANGSWEKRITQSETKAHQSSDLLAFKAHFKNANLPTNLMPLLAFPGGYGGIVHSSMQKVTLSCCIRRHVLDDLRLENPGIQAGETVFQYLLTQCRGVRQALGCAEREGSWLAAGPIRPGIRSCYREGIFFVGNIAGEAHPIVAEGISMAMQSAWLLSNSLIQFRSKLKGTNSLDDIGIYYTKHWRKHFSSRIYCSSFFAQLAMMNSWPRSWVLHMIKKFPAILTLGARFSGKVQHVVPTNKE; via the coding sequence ATGACTTTGGATGCACTGATTATTGGAGGTGGACCAGCTGGTGCAACCACCGCATTACTTCTTGCCGAAGCGGGTTGGACGGTTGGCTTGGTCGAAAAGAAAAAGTTTCCTCGAAGAAAAGTCTGTGGTGAGTTTATATCGGCTACCAGTTTATCTCTTCTTCAGAAGCTGGGATTGGAAGAGTTTTATTTAGCAAATGGGGGGCCAGAAGTAAAAAAAGTCGGTTTGTATGCTGATGAGGTCATATTGACAGCAAAGATGCCGTATTCTACTGCTTCAAAAGGCCTTTGGGGTAGGGCATTAGCGCGAGAGTATCTCGATACAGAGCTCATAGAAAAAGCCAAATTAAAAGGAGTGCAAGTTTGGCAACCTTGTGAAGCAATTAATGTACATCGTCGTCAGGAAGATGGTTTATTTATCTGTACTGTAAAAGAAAATAATAACATAGGTGAGATAATTGCTCCTCTCATTGTTATTGCTAATGGTTCGTGGGAGAAAAGAATTACGCAATCAGAAACTAAAGCCCATCAATCTTCTGATCTGTTAGCATTTAAAGCACACTTTAAAAATGCCAATTTGCCTACAAATCTGATGCCCTTACTTGCTTTTCCTGGGGGGTATGGAGGAATTGTTCATAGTAGTATGCAGAAAGTAACCCTTTCTTGTTGTATTCGTCGTCATGTATTGGATGATTTACGCTTAGAAAATCCAGGTATCCAAGCAGGGGAAACCGTTTTTCAATATCTATTGACGCAGTGTCGCGGAGTTAGGCAGGCTCTTGGCTGTGCCGAACGCGAGGGAAGCTGGCTGGCAGCAGGACCAATTAGGCCTGGCATTCGTTCTTGTTATAGAGAGGGTATCTTTTTTGTAGGTAATATTGCAGGTGAAGCCCATCCTATTGTTGCTGAGGGAATCAGTATGGCCATGCAATCAGCTTGGTTATTGTCAAACAGTTTGATTCAATTTAGATCAAAGCTTAAAGGCACTAATAGTTTGGATGATATAGGTATTTATTATACGAAGCACTGGCGTAAACATTTTAGTAGCCGCATTTATTGTTCTTCATTTTTTGCACAACTTGCCATGATGAACTCTTGGCCACGATCTTGGGTTTTGCATATGATTAAAAAATTTCCTGCTATTTTAACTTTAGGTGCGCGATTTAGCGGTAAGGTGCAACACGTTGTTCCGACTAATAAAGAATAA
- a CDS encoding GGDEF domain-containing protein: MIFKLEKEATLLLIEGSKRAIPFNVILASLLVLILYHQVPFLLISAWYCGILIISIIRWNFCSQIIKNDLYLVEKQSILIKFFLLTLVMGIAWGACYLISLAYVTERYEFIIILVFGGMSAGSIATLSVCLPAYYAYIVPMFLPVIAYNYSVLDMDRALLATMFLLFVVMLLISAKINMKLLHKTFQLSQERETLIYELQIISITDPLTGLYNRRHFEFLFPQELKRAKRNRYPLNLISMDVDNFKLINDNFGHPFGDKFLIGLAELLNSVCQRTNDSLFRLGGDEFAAILANQPLEEAISVCQKINGLFKNKLVHGDSNINDQTILEQVTLSIGIVNIHFDYSSNIETVINLADKALYQAKKGGKNQIIIEQLH, from the coding sequence ATGATCTTTAAGTTAGAGAAGGAAGCAACATTACTCCTTATAGAAGGTTCTAAAAGAGCCATTCCTTTTAATGTTATTTTGGCCTCGTTGCTCGTTCTTATTTTATATCATCAGGTCCCCTTCTTACTCATTAGTGCTTGGTATTGCGGAATTTTAATCATTAGTATTATTAGATGGAATTTTTGTAGTCAAATCATTAAGAACGATTTATATCTAGTAGAAAAACAATCTATTTTAATCAAGTTTTTTTTACTCACTCTAGTCATGGGGATTGCATGGGGGGCTTGCTACTTAATTTCTTTAGCTTATGTCACTGAACGCTATGAATTCATTATTATTTTAGTATTTGGCGGAATGAGCGCTGGTTCAATTGCGACACTTTCTGTTTGTTTACCAGCATATTATGCCTATATAGTTCCCATGTTTTTACCTGTAATTGCCTATAATTATTCTGTTCTGGACATGGACAGAGCCCTTTTGGCAACTATGTTTTTATTGTTTGTTGTGATGCTACTTATTTCCGCAAAAATTAATATGAAACTATTGCATAAAACCTTTCAATTATCCCAAGAAAGAGAAACATTGATTTATGAGTTACAAATTATATCGATAACGGATCCTTTAACTGGGCTATATAACAGAAGACATTTTGAATTTCTATTCCCGCAGGAGCTTAAACGAGCCAAACGCAATAGATACCCTTTAAATCTTATATCTATGGATGTTGATAATTTTAAATTAATTAATGATAATTTTGGCCATCCTTTTGGTGATAAATTTTTAATCGGTCTTGCCGAACTTCTCAATAGTGTTTGTCAACGAACAAATGATTCGCTTTTTCGGCTAGGCGGCGATGAGTTTGCTGCAATTCTTGCCAATCAGCCTCTTGAAGAAGCTATCTCTGTATGTCAAAAAATAAACGGTTTATTTAAAAACAAACTAGTTCATGGTGATTCCAATATTAATGACCAGACCATTTTGGAGCAAGTGACATTAAGTATAGGGATTGTTAATATTCATTTTGATTATTCATCGAATATTGAAACCGTCATTAACCTTGCCGATAAGGCACTATATCAAGCTAAAAAAGGAGGCAAAAATCAAATAATAATTGAGCAGTTACATTAG
- a CDS encoding methyltransferase: MQNENLSLVIMIMPKFKTRSREKEIIDLGPDFYTSQEYEHSLKKLFKINRIMGIFKNTVNLLQRFSERSVLADVGCGGGLLLLHLSKYYPRMKMLGLDISTEAIELAEKELDEWQQKNGSISVEFKIQPQPELDITPNSVDIILINLVCHHLDDDELIKFLIKANHTARKAVVINDLHRNFVAYWLYKIISPILFNNRLITHDGLLSIQKSFTRKELEFLLHKAGIKNYQIKWHFPFWWSILILK, translated from the coding sequence ATGCAGAATGAAAATTTATCATTAGTTATAATGATCATGCCCAAATTCAAAACACGATCAAGGGAAAAGGAAATCATTGATCTCGGTCCAGATTTCTATACATCACAAGAGTACGAACACTCTTTAAAAAAACTATTTAAAATCAATAGAATTATGGGTATTTTTAAAAATACTGTTAATTTACTTCAACGGTTTTCTGAGCGTTCCGTACTGGCTGATGTGGGCTGTGGCGGAGGATTACTCTTGCTTCATCTTAGTAAATATTACCCTCGAATGAAAATGCTTGGATTAGACATTTCAACAGAGGCTATTGAACTTGCAGAAAAAGAATTGGATGAATGGCAACAAAAAAATGGAAGCATTTCAGTTGAGTTTAAAATACAACCGCAACCAGAACTTGACATAACACCAAATAGTGTAGATATCATTTTAATCAATTTAGTATGTCATCATCTGGATGATGACGAGTTAATTAAATTTTTAATCAAAGCCAATCATACAGCTCGTAAAGCTGTAGTTATTAATGACTTGCACCGTAATTTCGTTGCGTATTGGCTTTATAAAATAATTAGTCCTATATTGTTCAATAACCGGCTGATTACTCATGATGGTCTGCTTTCGATTCAAAAAAGTTTTACCAGAAAAGAATTAGAGTTTTTATTACACAAGGCAGGTATCAAAAATTATCAAATCAAATGGCACTTCCCATTTTGGTGGAGTATTCTTATTTTGAAATAG
- a CDS encoding aminoglycoside phosphotransferase family protein, which produces MPGQPIPKQQLIELLKNHYAISAKDILPLQLGADMSALVYKVNASPNSYFLKLKYGNHEETHMDVIKLLHDSHVKEIIFPVSSIDGKLIKQLNDFKMIVYPFIEGFDGFQLVLTKNQWIKLGKTLKQIHTLSIPLALRKSLRKEMFSPKWREMVKSLYSQIESDTSTNKMTIDFKRYYRKQFASIYRLVNSAEELVKKIQFDAQDYVLCHADIHAGNILMSSDESFYIIDWDDPMMAPKERDLMFIGGGVGNVWNLPAEVAYFYEGYGEVVINKTILSYYRHERIIEDIALYGLDLLSSNQSDHSKRVSLEHFKSMFEPNGVVDIAFQGLE; this is translated from the coding sequence ATGCCAGGTCAACCGATTCCCAAACAGCAGCTGATTGAGCTATTAAAAAATCACTACGCGATCAGCGCAAAAGATATTCTGCCGCTTCAATTAGGCGCTGACATGAGTGCATTGGTTTATAAAGTAAATGCTTCACCCAACTCTTATTTTTTAAAGCTTAAATACGGTAACCATGAAGAAACCCACATGGATGTTATTAAGTTGCTGCATGATTCACACGTCAAGGAAATTATTTTTCCTGTTTCTTCTATTGATGGCAAATTAATAAAACAATTAAACGACTTTAAAATGATTGTTTACCCTTTTATTGAGGGATTCGATGGATTCCAGCTAGTATTAACTAAAAATCAGTGGATCAAGTTAGGTAAAACATTAAAGCAAATTCATACATTATCCATACCGCTTGCACTTCGAAAATCACTAAGAAAAGAAATGTTTTCTCCAAAATGGCGCGAAATGGTTAAATCTTTATACTCTCAAATAGAATCGGATACATCCACCAATAAAATGACTATAGATTTTAAAAGGTATTATCGAAAACAATTCGCTTCGATTTATCGACTTGTTAATTCGGCAGAAGAATTGGTGAAAAAAATACAATTTGATGCACAGGATTACGTCCTGTGTCATGCAGATATACATGCCGGAAACATTTTAATGTCTTCGGATGAATCATTTTACATCATTGATTGGGATGACCCTATGATGGCTCCCAAAGAACGAGATCTTATGTTTATAGGCGGTGGCGTTGGCAATGTTTGGAATTTACCTGCAGAAGTAGCATATTTTTATGAGGGCTATGGTGAGGTTGTGATCAATAAGACGATTTTGTCGTATTACAGGCATGAACGTATTATCGAGGATATCGCTCTTTATGGACTCGATTTACTTTCATCCAATCAGAGCGATCACTCAAAACGAGTGAGTCTAGAGCATTTTAAATCGATGTTTGAACCCAATGGTGTTGTTGATATAGCATTTCAGGGCCTTGAATAA
- a CDS encoding GNAT family N-acetyltransferase, with protein MSEPFKIITDFKENDVVSKIIYDNLKKFNESIIGNYEAKPFIIHAQNEISEVLGGIKGDILGKLCRVFTVWIHEQYRRQGLGRELFRQLDVFAKENHCQIIQLDTAEFQAKGFYEKLGYQIIATLPDNFMGYTSYILRKNLL; from the coding sequence ATGAGCGAGCCATTTAAAATCATTACTGACTTTAAAGAAAATGATGTTGTTTCTAAAATCATTTATGACAATTTAAAAAAATTTAATGAATCGATTATTGGCAATTATGAAGCAAAACCTTTTATTATTCATGCACAAAATGAGATATCGGAAGTGCTTGGCGGCATTAAAGGAGATATATTGGGTAAGCTGTGTCGAGTATTTACCGTTTGGATCCATGAGCAGTATCGTCGCCAAGGATTAGGACGTGAATTGTTTCGACAATTAGATGTTTTCGCAAAAGAGAATCACTGCCAAATAATTCAACTGGATACAGCAGAATTCCAAGCAAAAGGATTCTATGAAAAGCTGGGGTATCAGATAATTGCCACATTACCTGATAATTTTATGGGTTATACCAGTTACATTTTGAGAAAAAATTTACTCTAA
- a CDS encoding NAD(P)/FAD-dependent oxidoreductase, which produces MKFDVIILGSGIVGVSIATHLQMRGRSVALIDLKSPGNETSFGNAGLIQREGVYPYAFPRDIASLIKYALNYSPEVRYHPKSILKLAPFLWKYWLNSHTFRHAKIAKSYATLIQHSVNEHHFLADAAEARHLLRSGGWIKVFRTSKKQDTELQFAEQCKTEYGIQFEFLDSSSLQEVEPDLDKSLLSALRYVESETVSDPGALVSAYAKYFEQLGGQFFFGDAFTLSNQWTVQTGQGLIHADAAVIALGPWSDVLCSRLGYRFPLAVKRGYHMHYAIGQNAHLYHPVLDIENGYLIAPMARGIRLTTGAEFATRDSKRTPVQLDLVEPIARTLFPITTRIDDSPWMGCRPCTPDMLPIIGPAPRHKGLWFAFGHAHHGLTLGPITGRLLAEMMTKEDLIVDPLPFSANRFTT; this is translated from the coding sequence GTATCGATCGCAACTCATTTGCAAATGCGAGGACGTTCCGTAGCTTTGATCGATTTGAAATCGCCAGGAAATGAAACATCTTTTGGTAACGCAGGCTTAATTCAGCGTGAAGGGGTATACCCCTATGCATTTCCAAGAGATATAGCTTCGCTAATTAAGTATGCTTTGAACTACTCTCCTGAGGTCAGATATCATCCAAAATCGATACTCAAACTTGCACCTTTCTTGTGGAAATATTGGCTTAACTCTCATACTTTTCGTCATGCAAAGATTGCAAAATCTTATGCAACTTTAATCCAGCATAGTGTCAATGAACATCACTTTCTTGCAGATGCTGCAGAAGCGCGACATTTGTTGCGCTCAGGAGGATGGATTAAAGTTTTTAGAACCTCAAAAAAACAAGATACTGAACTTCAATTTGCTGAGCAGTGCAAAACGGAGTATGGCATCCAATTTGAGTTCCTTGATTCATCATCATTACAAGAAGTTGAACCTGATCTCGATAAATCGTTATTAAGCGCTCTTCGATATGTAGAATCAGAAACTGTAAGCGACCCTGGTGCGCTGGTATCTGCCTATGCAAAATATTTTGAACAGCTTGGCGGCCAGTTCTTTTTTGGCGATGCATTCACTTTATCCAATCAATGGACAGTTCAAACAGGGCAGGGGCTAATCCATGCCGACGCTGCTGTGATTGCATTAGGACCCTGGTCTGATGTTTTATGCTCAAGGCTTGGATATCGTTTTCCACTGGCAGTCAAACGTGGATATCATATGCATTATGCAATAGGGCAAAATGCACACCTTTATCATCCTGTACTTGATATAGAGAATGGTTATTTAATCGCGCCTATGGCACGCGGGATTCGTCTTACAACAGGCGCAGAATTTGCCACACGCGACTCGAAAAGGACTCCGGTGCAGCTTGATTTGGTAGAACCTATTGCGCGCACGCTTTTCCCAATTACCACACGAATTGATGATTCTCCTTGGATGGGTTGTAGGCCATGTACTCCTGATATGCTCCCCATTATTGGCCCAGCTCCCCGACATAAGGGACTTTGGTTTGCATTCGGACACGCACATCATGGTTTGACTTTAGGACCTATTACAGGTCGTTTGCTTGCTGAAATGATGACCAAAGAGGACTTAATCGTTGATCCATTGCCGTTTAGTGCCAATCGATTTACTACATAA